The following coding sequences lie in one Phragmites australis chromosome 8, lpPhrAust1.1, whole genome shotgun sequence genomic window:
- the LOC133927617 gene encoding nuclear transcription factor Y subunit B-9-like, which translates to MAMHPQSPQPNAPACTLATETAVPEAAVMTEPPVSNTELVIREQDRLMPIANVVRIMRCVLPPHAKISDDAKEVILECVSEFISFVTGEANERCHTEHRKTVTAEDIVWAMDRLGFDDYVSPLDAYLQRMREYGGSGRGDRARPRAPRAPSVAALHGVQMHPAMHPYPAAAQAYAVRPVPLIRGVSSVPRFGGQYQMLGGERSMAAYYGGFALFEDGGSNGGGCADEASSSNEEPPATGIGQHPQYPN; encoded by the coding sequence ATGGCCATGCATCCCCAAAGTCCTCAACCCAATGCTCCTGCTTGCACCTTGGCAACAGAGACCGCTGTTCCCGAAGCAGCAGTGATGACTGAACCTCCGGTGTCCAACACGGAGCTGGTGATCCGGGAGCAGGACCGCCTGATGCCGATCGCGAACGTGGTTCGCATCATGCGCTGCGTGCTCCCTCCTCACGCCAAGATCTCGGACGACGCCAAGGAGGTGATACTGGAGTGTGTGTCCGAGTTCATCAGCTTTGTCACCGGCGAGGCCAACGAACGGTGCCACACCGAGCACCGCAAGACCGTCACCGCCGAGGACATCGTGTGGGCCATGGACCGCCTCGGCTTCGACGACTACGTCTCGCCCCTCGACGCCTACCTCCAGCGCATGCGCGAGTACGGGGGCTCAGGCCGCGGTGACCGCGCACGGCCGAGGGCACCCCGTGCGCCGTCTGTGGCCGCGCTCCACGGCGTGCAGATGCACCCTGCCATGCACCCGTACCCCGCTGCAGCGCAAGCATACGCCGTTCGGCCCGTTCCCCTGATTCGAGGCGTCAGCTCGGTGCCTCGCTTCGGCGGCCAGTACCAGATGCTCGGTGGCGAGCGCTCCATGGCTGCCTACTACGGAGGATTCGCGCTGTTCGAAGACGGTGGAAGCAACGGAGGAGGCTGCGCCGACGAGGCAAGCTCATCGAACGAGGAGCCACCAGCGACGGGCATTGGCCAGCACCCGCAGTACCCAAACTAG
- the LOC133925857 gene encoding uncharacterized protein LOC133925857, protein MASNQPPATDYAPTEERPKGILERMHKSLLLLAILAASVTYNAGLSPPGGVWADDADGHLAGDPVLQAHYAARYNVFFYCNATAFVSSLVIIVLLLSSTFSFHGYRARALQTAMVLDLLGLLGAFTAGSCRKVRTSAYVVALVGAIVAYLVAHLLVQFWVRRNRCPSRWHELVDLLNLHRLSRFCCCSGDGRSATETQPVNQSGR, encoded by the exons ATGGCGTCAAATCAGCCACCGGCCACAGATTACGCTCCAACGGAGGAGCGGCCCAAGGGCATACTGGAGCGGATGCACAAGTCCCTCCTCCTTCTCGCCATCCTCGCCGCCAGCGTCACCTACAACGCCGGCCTGAGCCCCCCGGGCGGCGTCTGGGCCGACGACGCCGATGGCCACCTCGCCGGCGACCCCGTGCTCCAG GCTCACTACGCCGCGCGATACAACGTGTTCTTCTACTGCAACGCGACGGCGTTCGTGTCGTCGCTGGTGATCATCGTGCTGCTACTGAGCAGCACCTTCAGCTTCCATGGGTACCGCGCGCGCGCGCTGCAGACGGCCATGGTGCTGGACCTACTGGGACTCTTGGGCGCGTTCACGGCGGGGAGCTGCCGGAAGGTGAGGACCTCAGCGTACGTGGTGGCGCTTGTGGGCGCCATCGTCGCGTACCTTGTCGCCCACCTGCTGGTGCAGTTCTGGGTCCGGAGAAACCGATGCCCGTCCCGCTGGCACGAGCTGGTGGACCTGCTGAACCTGCATCGGCTGAGCCGTTTTTGCTGTTGCTCCGGCGATGGGCGTTCTGCAACTGAAACCCAGCCTGTTAATCAGTCTGGTCGATGA